In Marinobacter antarcticus, one genomic interval encodes:
- a CDS encoding DUF6502 family protein: MNSSSPSGFVRRWEPAELASTILSAPSREVVSHWITALAFLDENRHPAMLAMNNQSEPTFSQLVQAVDPDFAPSVVLNELLRKGVVEQLDSGHVLLRRSTYVQDVPGFDKSPKVRRQTHSSGRSAGRRHNDEI; encoded by the coding sequence ATGAACTCCAGCAGTCCGTCCGGGTTTGTTCGTCGCTGGGAACCTGCCGAACTCGCAAGCACCATACTGTCTGCTCCCAGTCGTGAAGTGGTGAGCCATTGGATAACTGCACTTGCGTTTCTTGATGAGAATCGACACCCGGCTATGCTTGCGATGAATAATCAAAGCGAGCCCACTTTCAGCCAGCTCGTGCAGGCCGTTGATCCAGATTTTGCTCCATCCGTGGTTCTCAATGAGTTGCTGCGTAAAGGCGTTGTTGAGCAGTTAGACAGTGGCCATGTGCTGCTCAGGCGAAGCACCTACGTACAGGACGTCCCCGGGTTTGATAAGTCGCCTAAGGTCAGGCGTCAGACGCACAGTTCTGGGCGAAGTGCAGGCAGACGACATAACGATGAAATTTGA
- a CDS encoding PBPRA1643 family SWIM/SEC-C metal-binding motif protein — MSDKFFFKGRQDARQHHTAHGGFQTNASQKSGSKKYPLKLVVISEARKQEVEALVAEAQLHADITLDTSEGAVESIAELTAILNKGGTITQAKVPSRNDPCSCGSGLKFKKCCA; from the coding sequence ATGTCAGACAAGTTTTTCTTCAAAGGCCGGCAGGATGCGCGCCAGCACCACACGGCCCATGGCGGCTTTCAGACCAATGCCAGTCAAAAAAGCGGCAGCAAAAAATACCCATTGAAGCTTGTGGTTATCAGTGAAGCCCGCAAACAAGAGGTTGAAGCACTGGTGGCAGAAGCCCAGTTGCACGCGGATATCACGCTTGATACCAGTGAGGGCGCAGTTGAGTCCATTGCGGAGCTTACGGCCATTCTGAATAAAGGTGGCACAATCACGCAGGCAAAAGTGCCTTCCCGAAACGATCCCTGCAGTTGCGGTAGTGGTCTCAAATTCAAGAAGTGCTGTGCCTAG
- a CDS encoding class I SAM-dependent methyltransferase — translation MSKDFFAHKAHTYEQNPDRVDNVSNIANTILDKVKLEPSMHLLDFGSGTGLLLERIAHHVGKITAVDISPSMNRQLEEKQDKLACELEVRELDLETQTMTDRFDGIISSMTMHHVRDIGAMFRRFHELVKPGGFIAISDLDKEDGSFHTEDTGVFHFGFDREEIASAASQAGFENVEVVPASVFERETGDYPVFLLIALRQ, via the coding sequence ATGAGCAAAGACTTTTTCGCCCACAAGGCGCACACCTACGAACAGAACCCTGACCGCGTTGATAACGTTAGCAACATTGCCAACACTATCCTGGACAAGGTGAAGCTGGAGCCGTCCATGCATTTGCTGGACTTTGGTTCCGGAACGGGGCTGCTTCTGGAACGAATCGCACACCATGTCGGGAAGATCACGGCGGTGGATATTTCGCCGTCCATGAACCGGCAGCTTGAGGAGAAGCAGGACAAGCTGGCCTGTGAGCTGGAGGTTCGGGAGCTGGACCTGGAAACGCAGACTATGACGGATCGTTTTGATGGCATCATTTCTTCCATGACCATGCACCACGTGCGGGATATTGGCGCCATGTTCCGCCGCTTCCATGAACTGGTGAAGCCGGGTGGTTTTATTGCCATATCCGATCTGGACAAGGAAGACGGCTCTTTTCATACCGAAGATACCGGAGTGTTTCATTTCGGATTCGACCGGGAAGAGATTGCCTCGGCTGCCAGTCAGGCGGGCTTTGAAAACGTGGAAGTGGTGCCTGCCAGTGTGTTCGAGAGGGAGACCGGCGATTACCCTGTGTTTTTGCTGATCGCCTTGAGGCAGTAG
- a CDS encoding DnaJ C-terminal domain-containing protein: MDFKDYYAVLGVSESASPEEIKKSYRKLARKYHPDVSKEENADEKFKDLGEAYEVLKDPEKRGEYDQLRKYGAQSDGSFQPPPGWQSESGFGGGGYTEADSRQFSDFFEQMFGGGQGAGRGAGGGFRQNVRMRGEDVLARLPLFLEEVFNGCEKQVSFAVHEADQQGRIVARQKTLKVKIPAGMREGQHLRLKGQGSPGIGGGEPGDLLIEVELAPHPLFSIEGRDVVVTVPVAPWEAALGATITVPTVGSKVKVKVPKGTSSGRKLRLKGKGLPGKHPGDQLVILQIAVPEQHSAEAEKLYEQLAEAEKAFDPRSKLHL; the protein is encoded by the coding sequence ATGGACTTCAAAGACTATTACGCCGTGCTCGGTGTGAGCGAGTCTGCCTCTCCCGAGGAGATCAAAAAATCCTATAGGAAACTGGCCCGGAAGTATCATCCGGATGTCAGTAAAGAGGAGAACGCTGACGAGAAGTTTAAAGACCTCGGCGAAGCATACGAAGTGCTGAAAGATCCGGAAAAGCGCGGCGAGTACGATCAGTTGCGGAAATACGGCGCGCAGTCCGACGGCTCTTTCCAGCCGCCTCCCGGCTGGCAGAGCGAATCCGGATTTGGTGGTGGCGGTTACACCGAGGCGGATTCCCGTCAGTTCAGCGACTTTTTTGAACAAATGTTCGGTGGTGGCCAGGGTGCTGGTCGCGGCGCCGGCGGAGGCTTCCGGCAGAATGTGCGTATGCGAGGTGAAGATGTTCTCGCCCGGTTGCCGCTGTTTCTGGAAGAAGTGTTCAATGGATGCGAGAAGCAGGTTTCCTTCGCAGTGCACGAAGCCGACCAGCAGGGCCGTATTGTTGCACGCCAGAAAACGCTCAAAGTAAAAATCCCCGCCGGTATGCGCGAAGGGCAGCACCTGCGCCTGAAGGGCCAGGGCTCGCCCGGTATTGGCGGGGGCGAGCCAGGCGACTTACTGATTGAGGTTGAGTTGGCACCTCATCCGCTGTTCAGTATTGAAGGCAGGGATGTTGTCGTTACCGTTCCAGTGGCACCGTGGGAGGCCGCGCTGGGTGCGACAATCACAGTGCCTACTGTGGGCTCAAAGGTGAAAGTGAAAGTGCCTAAGGGAACCTCTTCAGGTCGTAAGCTCCGCCTCAAGGGTAAGGGGCTGCCGGGCAAGCATCCAGGTGACCAGCTGGTTATCCTCCAGATAGCCGTGCCGGAGCAGCATTCTGCAGAGGCAGAAAAACTTTACGAGCAGCTTGCAGAAGCCGAGAAAGCGTTCGATCCACGCAGCAAGCTCCATCTGTGA
- a CDS encoding methyl-accepting chemotaxis protein, whose product MAPRFLKNLISSRLFRPVFIVLIVAGLAQVVISQWLISDQVERLINTAGSALEASSNQLSESFENTRDDVRLRLQTMREESVGQLADELTRQQSDQQERVAENVRSAVMAEAQGLADVLAAVAAPLIWDRDIPQLTGLVELADARESVLFAVYFDQYGERMTRYVDRTDERVVKLMKQGEGRGAANRVLDAASRDPNIVIITADIKPKGSAIGQLKLGLSLEGINRDLAQLKEEFSATLAGTIDASGKMLETETDQVNQRLQQQLLVMGADTQSSISDTVDALRLEASGLSSSLAVVAVSSMVVLLILVAAALGGGVLPRILRLNSAIRGIADGEADLTRRVNLKGNDELTEMARGVNQFIARIQGLVSDVKSSAESAVGQAQAQGEVSRDAVAAVNAQQREVAEVSETMAAMSHSIAGVAGNIQEVAGAVRSVSAESEATAGISRDVRKRLDEVVSNVEKAVAAVSTLNTQSTEITSVLSVIGAIAEQTNLLALNAAIEAARAGESGRGFAVVADEVRTLANRTQKSTTEIETIIAQLQQGSKQAVSVIGDVSDQVTESSAEFRRADEHFDQINRLLSSLQEQALSISSVAEREGQRAGGLSVSIDDIARSSSTTVEAIQRSDNASSEISELLAALQTKASQFRV is encoded by the coding sequence ATGGCCCCTCGTTTTCTCAAAAATCTGATCTCCAGCAGGCTGTTCAGGCCAGTTTTTATTGTGTTGATTGTTGCAGGCCTGGCGCAAGTTGTTATCAGTCAGTGGCTGATTTCAGACCAGGTTGAGCGCTTGATAAATACTGCGGGTTCAGCGCTTGAAGCGAGCAGCAATCAGCTCAGCGAATCTTTTGAAAACACGCGGGATGATGTTCGCCTGCGTTTGCAGACTATGCGCGAGGAAAGCGTTGGCCAGCTGGCCGATGAGCTTACGCGTCAGCAAAGCGACCAGCAGGAGCGGGTGGCGGAGAATGTACGAAGTGCCGTTATGGCGGAAGCACAGGGGCTGGCAGATGTGTTGGCGGCCGTTGCCGCGCCCCTGATCTGGGACAGGGATATTCCGCAGTTAACCGGTCTCGTGGAGCTGGCAGACGCGAGAGAATCGGTGCTCTTCGCGGTTTATTTCGATCAGTACGGTGAGCGCATGACTCGGTATGTTGATCGTACGGATGAGCGCGTGGTCAAATTAATGAAGCAGGGTGAGGGCCGTGGAGCGGCCAACCGTGTGCTGGATGCGGCAAGTCGTGACCCGAATATTGTTATCATAACTGCAGACATAAAGCCGAAGGGCTCCGCTATCGGGCAGTTGAAACTTGGGTTGTCATTGGAGGGGATAAACCGCGATCTTGCTCAGTTGAAGGAGGAGTTCAGCGCGACTCTGGCGGGCACTATCGATGCATCAGGAAAGATGCTTGAAACTGAAACCGACCAGGTCAATCAGCGGCTTCAACAGCAGTTGTTGGTGATGGGGGCCGACACGCAATCGAGTATCAGCGACACGGTGGATGCCCTTCGGTTGGAAGCATCAGGCTTGTCGTCCAGCCTCGCCGTGGTTGCCGTGAGTTCCATGGTTGTTCTCTTGATTCTGGTGGCTGCTGCGCTTGGCGGTGGCGTGTTGCCACGTATTCTGCGCCTGAACTCAGCCATTCGTGGTATTGCGGATGGGGAGGCCGATCTGACCCGCCGCGTGAACTTGAAAGGCAACGACGAACTGACCGAAATGGCCCGGGGAGTTAACCAGTTTATCGCCCGCATTCAAGGGCTGGTATCCGATGTTAAAAGTTCTGCAGAGTCTGCCGTCGGGCAGGCACAGGCTCAGGGAGAGGTCAGCCGTGATGCGGTTGCGGCGGTTAATGCCCAGCAGCGTGAAGTGGCGGAGGTATCTGAAACCATGGCGGCTATGTCTCATAGCATCGCCGGGGTTGCGGGCAACATTCAGGAAGTTGCCGGGGCTGTGCGCAGTGTTAGTGCTGAGAGTGAGGCGACTGCTGGAATTTCCCGAGATGTGCGCAAACGGTTGGATGAAGTTGTCTCGAATGTGGAAAAAGCCGTAGCAGCGGTCAGCACGCTCAACACGCAAAGTACTGAGATTACATCCGTGCTGTCGGTTATCGGCGCCATTGCTGAGCAGACCAACCTTCTGGCCCTTAATGCGGCCATTGAGGCCGCGAGGGCCGGGGAGTCGGGCCGTGGCTTTGCGGTGGTGGCCGATGAGGTAAGAACTCTGGCAAACCGGACTCAGAAATCCACTACAGAAATTGAAACCATCATTGCGCAGTTGCAGCAGGGCAGTAAGCAAGCGGTATCGGTGATTGGTGATGTGTCGGACCAGGTTACGGAATCATCTGCGGAGTTCCGTCGCGCGGATGAGCACTTCGATCAGATCAACCGGTTGTTAAGTAGTTTGCAAGAGCAGGCTCTGAGTATTTCGTCTGTGGCGGAACGGGAAGGCCAGCGGGCAGGGGGGCTCAGCGTTAGCATTGACGATATTGCGCGCTCATCTTCGACCACTGTCGAAGCCATTCAGCGCTCTGATAATGCCAGCTCGGAAATCAGCGAGCTGCTTGCAGCACTTCAAACCAAGGCATCCCAATTCCGCGTGTGA
- a CDS encoding DASS family sodium-coupled anion symporter, with translation MPSSTSDFRPLPAFFAIAIGIAIWFIPTPEGLSAQGWMMLAIFVATIAAIIGKAMPIGAISIVAITVVAVSGVTSDNPGTAIRDALGSFNNSLIWLIAVAIMISRGIIKTGLGERIGYYFISIFGKRTIGIGYGLAISELVIAPVTPSNTARGGAIMHPIMLSIAKSFGCTPDNGNTDKIGKYLALVNYHSNPITSAMFITATAPNPLTVKLIADATGSAITLSWTTWALAMLLPGLVAIALMPLVIYLMYPPEIKATPNAVSFARERLDKLGKLTRDEGIMLAVFVVLLLLWADIPAWIFGDSFKLNSTTTAFVGLSILLVTGVLNWKDVLTEKSAWDTLVWFGALVMMATQLNTLGVIEWFSGAIQSGIVSTGLAWPASTALLVLVFLYSHYFFASTTAHITAMMGAFLVVGLSLGAPPMAFVLMMAATSSIMMTLTHYATGTSPVIFGSGYVSLSEWWKAGFVMSLVNLTIWVVVGGLWWKLLGYW, from the coding sequence ATGCCCTCTTCTACATCCGATTTCCGCCCGTTACCCGCGTTTTTTGCGATCGCCATCGGGATTGCGATCTGGTTTATCCCCACGCCGGAAGGCCTTTCCGCCCAAGGCTGGATGATGCTGGCCATCTTCGTGGCAACCATTGCAGCGATTATTGGCAAGGCCATGCCGATTGGTGCTATTTCAATTGTAGCGATTACGGTGGTGGCGGTGAGCGGCGTTACCAGCGACAACCCCGGTACGGCCATTCGCGATGCGCTGGGCAGTTTTAACAACTCGCTGATCTGGCTGATAGCGGTAGCCATCATGATTTCCCGGGGCATTATAAAAACCGGGTTGGGCGAGCGTATTGGCTATTACTTTATTTCGATATTTGGCAAACGCACGATTGGTATTGGATATGGTCTTGCGATCTCGGAACTGGTCATCGCACCGGTTACGCCCAGCAATACAGCCCGTGGCGGCGCCATTATGCACCCGATCATGCTCTCCATTGCCAAGAGCTTCGGCTGTACGCCAGACAATGGCAATACCGATAAAATCGGCAAGTACCTGGCGTTGGTTAATTATCATTCCAATCCCATTACCTCGGCGATGTTTATTACCGCAACCGCACCCAATCCGCTTACGGTCAAACTGATTGCCGATGCCACCGGTTCGGCAATCACCTTAAGCTGGACCACATGGGCCCTGGCCATGTTGCTGCCAGGCCTTGTCGCCATCGCGCTCATGCCGCTGGTGATCTACCTGATGTATCCGCCAGAGATCAAAGCCACACCCAATGCGGTCAGCTTCGCCCGCGAGCGCCTGGATAAGCTGGGAAAACTGACCCGCGATGAGGGCATTATGCTGGCCGTGTTTGTGGTTCTGCTGTTGCTGTGGGCGGATATACCAGCGTGGATTTTCGGAGACTCGTTCAAACTGAACTCCACCACCACCGCCTTTGTAGGGTTGTCGATTCTTCTGGTTACAGGTGTCTTGAACTGGAAGGATGTGCTAACCGAAAAAAGCGCCTGGGATACGCTGGTCTGGTTCGGAGCACTAGTGATGATGGCCACTCAGCTTAACACCCTAGGGGTTATTGAGTGGTTTTCTGGCGCCATTCAGAGCGGCATCGTCAGCACCGGCCTGGCCTGGCCGGCCTCCACTGCGCTGTTAGTTCTGGTGTTTCTGTATTCCCATTACTTCTTCGCCAGTACCACTGCTCACATCACTGCGATGATGGGGGCCTTTCTGGTGGTCGGCTTGAGCCTGGGCGCGCCGCCTATGGCCTTTGTGCTGATGATGGCTGCTACCTCGTCCATCATGATGACGCTAACCCACTACGCCACCGGTACCTCTCCGGTTATCTTCGGCTCCGGTTACGTGAGCCTGAGTGAGTGGTGGAAAGCCGGGTTCGTAATGAGCCTTGTTAATCTGACCATCTGGGTGGTGGTTGGCGGTCTCTGGTGGAAGCTTCTGGGGTACTGGTGA
- a CDS encoding DUF3010 family protein codes for MVICGVELSGSDAVVCLLNLDAGQFTLPESKVRKLLLKKNHTREDLQQFQASFAEFVAEHGVKKVAIKERMPKGKFAGGAISFKLEAAIQLMSGLDVEVSLLPPALIKSTLAANPLPIPFAETGLKVFQETAFIAAYVGHLAK; via the coding sequence ATGGTTATTTGTGGTGTTGAACTGAGCGGCAGCGATGCCGTGGTGTGTTTGCTGAACCTGGACGCGGGCCAGTTCACCCTGCCGGAGAGCAAGGTTCGCAAGCTGTTGCTGAAGAAAAATCATACACGCGAAGACCTGCAGCAGTTTCAGGCGTCTTTTGCGGAGTTTGTAGCGGAGCACGGCGTAAAGAAGGTCGCAATCAAAGAGCGTATGCCCAAAGGCAAGTTTGCAGGGGGCGCGATCAGCTTCAAGCTGGAGGCGGCTATTCAGTTGATGTCAGGGTTGGATGTTGAAGTTAGTCTGCTCCCGCCGGCGCTCATCAAATCCACGTTGGCGGCAAACCCGTTACCCATTCCCTTCGCGGAGACCGGGTTGAAGGTGTTTCAGGAGACTGCGTTTATTGCAGCTTATGTCGGGCATCTGGCGAAATAG
- a CDS encoding zinc-dependent alcohol dehydrogenase family protein has protein sequence MKRITLSKPGGLDQLHLDDGPQPGEPGPGEMRVRIHASSLNFHDYAVVAGAIPTEDNRIPMADGAGVVEATGEGVTEFRIGDHVVSTFFPQWLDGPAPIDNFTTTPGDGQDGYAREQVIRPTNWFTHAPKGYSHAEAATLTTAGLTAWRALVVNGGLKAGDSVLTLGTGGVSIFALQFAKMMGAQVISTSSSDQKLERLRELGADHTINYKTTPAWGEKVQELTNRQGVDHVIEVGGPGTLPESIDAVRIGGHISLIGVLTGRAGDVPTAKLMAKQARLQGLIVGSRAHQQEMIRAIEANNLHPILDRSFALEEIADAFRHEESGKHFGKISLEF, from the coding sequence ATGAAGCGCATTACTCTTTCCAAACCGGGCGGCCTGGACCAACTGCACCTGGATGACGGCCCCCAGCCAGGCGAACCAGGGCCCGGAGAAATGCGCGTGCGCATTCATGCCAGCTCCCTCAACTTCCACGACTACGCGGTAGTTGCCGGAGCAATCCCGACCGAAGACAACCGTATCCCCATGGCCGATGGCGCCGGTGTTGTAGAAGCCACGGGCGAGGGTGTCACCGAATTCAGGATTGGTGACCATGTGGTGTCGACCTTCTTCCCCCAGTGGCTGGATGGCCCCGCACCTATTGATAATTTCACCACCACTCCCGGCGATGGCCAGGACGGTTACGCCCGTGAGCAGGTTATCCGCCCAACGAACTGGTTCACCCACGCGCCGAAAGGCTACAGCCACGCCGAAGCTGCCACCCTCACTACGGCCGGGCTGACCGCCTGGCGGGCACTGGTCGTCAACGGCGGTTTGAAGGCAGGTGATAGCGTGCTGACACTGGGTACCGGCGGCGTGTCCATCTTTGCCCTGCAATTCGCCAAAATGATGGGCGCACAGGTGATTTCCACTTCGTCCTCGGACCAGAAGCTGGAACGACTCAGAGAGCTGGGGGCAGACCACACTATCAACTACAAAACGACACCGGCCTGGGGCGAGAAAGTCCAGGAATTGACCAATAGGCAAGGCGTAGACCATGTCATTGAGGTTGGCGGCCCCGGCACACTGCCGGAATCCATTGATGCAGTGCGCATTGGTGGTCACATCTCGCTGATAGGTGTTCTTACCGGTCGAGCCGGCGATGTGCCAACCGCAAAACTGATGGCAAAACAGGCCCGCCTGCAGGGCCTGATTGTAGGCAGTCGCGCCCATCAGCAAGAGATGATTCGGGCAATTGAGGCCAACAACCTGCACCCG
- a CDS encoding acyl-CoA thioesterase — MSEKPSKPVSASAIEKHVYKVFPNDMNAHDTVFGGMIMAKCDRLALVVAERHSAHVCVTAAVDSIHFRAPAKGNDTLLFSLSLNRSWGSSMEIGARVEAENSYTGETRHILSAFFTFVALDANDKPVDVPAVIPEGGAQKRRFENAEIRREGRLKTRAQLAKVADNKGA, encoded by the coding sequence ATGTCTGAAAAGCCGTCCAAACCCGTATCCGCATCCGCCATTGAGAAACACGTTTACAAAGTCTTTCCCAATGACATGAACGCCCACGACACCGTATTTGGCGGCATGATCATGGCGAAATGCGATCGCCTGGCGCTGGTGGTTGCCGAGCGCCACTCGGCTCATGTTTGCGTTACCGCTGCGGTGGATTCCATTCATTTCCGTGCCCCGGCAAAAGGCAACGACACCCTGCTTTTCAGCTTGTCACTGAATCGGAGCTGGGGATCCTCTATGGAAATTGGCGCCCGCGTTGAAGCCGAGAACAGTTACACCGGAGAAACCCGCCATATCCTCTCTGCCTTCTTCACATTCGTCGCTCTGGACGCTAACGACAAGCCCGTGGATGTTCCTGCAGTCATTCCAGAAGGGGGGGCACAGAAACGACGCTTTGAGAACGCAGAAATCCGCAGAGAGGGGCGACTGAAGACACGGGCCCAACTGGCAAAAGTAGCAGATAACAAAGGCGCTTAA
- a CDS encoding chaperone modulator CbpM — MSDKNSILTVEVMDSDGSTFTLHEVCERGECHAEFVIKLVSYGIISPVDPAAEARQWLFDVAALARLHKAQRLQRDLKMNLPGLAMSLELLDEVQDMRREVERLSRQLKQLTGEW; from the coding sequence ATGAGTGATAAAAACAGTATTCTGACCGTGGAAGTGATGGACTCGGATGGCAGCACCTTCACCCTTCACGAAGTGTGCGAGCGGGGTGAGTGCCACGCGGAGTTTGTAATCAAGTTAGTGAGTTACGGTATTATCTCACCAGTGGACCCGGCAGCTGAGGCTCGTCAATGGTTGTTCGATGTGGCTGCTCTTGCACGGCTGCACAAGGCTCAGCGCTTGCAGCGAGACCTGAAGATGAACCTGCCGGGGCTGGCCATGTCTTTGGAGCTTCTGGACGAGGTCCAGGATATGCGCAGAGAGGTAGAGCGCCTGAGCCGCCAGTTAAAGCAACTGACGGGGGAGTGGTAA
- a CDS encoding DUF6435 family protein: MLGFLKGDPKKKLQKAYEDKLAKALHAQRNGDLRSHGTLMEEAERIYAEIKTLDENQ, from the coding sequence ATGTTGGGATTTTTGAAGGGTGATCCGAAGAAAAAGCTGCAGAAAGCCTACGAAGACAAACTTGCAAAGGCGCTGCATGCGCAGCGCAATGGCGATTTAAGGAGCCATGGGACCCTGATGGAGGAGGCAGAAAGGATCTACGCCGAGATCAAAACTCTCGACGAAAACCAATAA
- a CDS encoding M17 family metallopeptidase, with amino-acid sequence MMKPELPKLPALKLDVDNRMPASWDFDIGVSLVLLVPEEERSALSKSPWADFLKLRLADFPTDSNPILISGPKGTRAAIAFVQEDVSGFKALSQARKLITPLMAERSKKINVISLLGKANAACVMADALVAAAYAALFQLPKISGEVTDKPHLAVMSFFGEFEAADFRYAKATAEGNNLARWLTQLPGNYLTPGIYRHYTEELAKTEGWEVEFYDLDQLEQLKAGAFLSVVEASPVRDAGILRLRYRPQGAEEQPFALIGKGICFDTGGSNLKVGGSMLGMHGDMQGSAVALGTLLALTRLKFSQPVDCWLALAENHIGPKAVKCNDVVTALNGTTIELINTDAEGRMVLADTLALACREKPRAILDYATLTGAVVSALGQRMAGAITNRRQWVEPIIQAGEHCGERIWPFPYEDDYDEDLKSDVADTLQCRTTGAGDHIYAARFLGKFVDKNVGWVHVDMASSGTHKGGLAHIPTDLQGFGVRFGVEWFSRIAQESR; translated from the coding sequence ATGATGAAACCCGAACTCCCGAAATTGCCAGCGCTGAAGCTGGATGTAGACAATCGCATGCCAGCCTCCTGGGATTTCGACATTGGAGTAAGCCTTGTACTCCTGGTGCCCGAAGAAGAACGCAGTGCCCTGAGCAAGTCTCCCTGGGCCGACTTCCTGAAGCTGCGCCTCGCTGATTTCCCGACTGATTCCAATCCGATACTGATTTCAGGCCCGAAGGGGACTCGCGCTGCAATTGCCTTTGTGCAGGAAGATGTCAGCGGATTCAAAGCCTTGAGCCAGGCGCGTAAGTTGATCACACCTTTGATGGCTGAGCGCTCCAAAAAAATCAATGTCATCTCGCTCCTTGGCAAGGCAAATGCGGCCTGCGTGATGGCCGACGCTCTGGTGGCCGCTGCTTACGCTGCCCTGTTCCAACTGCCAAAAATTTCTGGCGAAGTCACTGACAAGCCTCACTTGGCCGTCATGAGCTTTTTTGGCGAGTTCGAAGCAGCTGACTTTCGCTACGCCAAAGCGACTGCCGAGGGCAACAACCTGGCACGCTGGCTAACCCAACTGCCCGGAAACTATCTGACACCCGGGATTTACCGCCATTACACAGAAGAGCTGGCAAAAACCGAAGGCTGGGAAGTTGAGTTTTATGACCTGGACCAACTGGAACAACTGAAGGCTGGTGCGTTTTTATCCGTTGTTGAGGCCAGCCCCGTGCGGGACGCCGGGATACTGCGGCTGCGCTACCGGCCGCAGGGTGCTGAGGAGCAGCCTTTTGCCCTTATTGGCAAAGGCATATGTTTCGATACCGGCGGCAGCAACCTCAAAGTGGGCGGCAGCATGCTGGGCATGCACGGCGATATGCAGGGAAGCGCCGTAGCGCTTGGTACTTTGCTTGCCCTGACGCGCCTCAAATTTTCCCAGCCTGTGGACTGCTGGCTGGCGCTGGCGGAAAACCACATCGGCCCAAAGGCGGTCAAGTGCAATGACGTTGTTACCGCTCTGAATGGCACCACCATCGAATTAATCAATACGGATGCCGAAGGCCGCATGGTGCTGGCTGACACCCTTGCCCTGGCCTGCAGGGAAAAGCCGAGAGCCATTCTGGATTATGCCACCCTGACCGGAGCGGTCGTCTCGGCTCTGGGCCAGCGAATGGCCGGTGCAATCACCAACCGGCGGCAGTGGGTTGAACCCATCATCCAGGCCGGGGAACACTGTGGCGAGCGAATCTGGCCCTTCCCCTACGAAGATGATTACGACGAAGATCTCAAATCTGACGTCGCCGATACTCTTCAGTGCCGCACGACGGGCGCGGGCGACCACATCTATGCTGCACGCTTTCTCGGAAAGTTCGTGGATAAGAACGTTGGCTGGGTTCACGTGGACATGGCCTCGTCCGGCACCCACAAGGGCGGGCTCGCGCATATCCCCACCGATCTCCAGGGGTTCGGTGTGCGCTTTGGCGTCGAATGGTTCAGCCGAATTGCGCAGGAATCTCGGTAA
- a CDS encoding YtoQ family protein, which translates to MIWTVYLSGEIHTDWREQIQAGAEAAGLPVEFSAPVTNHEASDAAGDVLGKPDEAFWRDHQSSKVNGIRTKTLLEQCDLAVIRFGDKYKQWNAAFDAGFCAAMGTPYVTLHNDDIIHPLKEVDASAMAWAQTPEQVVDILKYVTTAQ; encoded by the coding sequence ATGATCTGGACTGTCTATCTCTCTGGCGAGATCCATACTGACTGGCGTGAGCAGATTCAGGCTGGGGCAGAAGCTGCCGGGTTGCCCGTGGAATTCAGCGCTCCGGTCACCAATCACGAAGCCAGCGATGCAGCAGGCGATGTATTGGGCAAGCCGGACGAGGCGTTCTGGCGCGATCACCAGTCATCCAAGGTAAACGGCATTCGCACCAAAACGCTGCTGGAGCAGTGCGACCTGGCGGTGATTCGCTTCGGTGATAAATACAAACAGTGGAACGCGGCCTTTGATGCCGGTTTTTGTGCAGCCATGGGCACACCCTATGTCACGCTGCACAATGACGACATTATCCACCCGCTGAAGGAAGTAGACGCGTCCGCCATGGCCTGGGCGCAGACTCCCGAGCAGGTGGTTGATATTCTGAAGTACGTTACGACAGCACAGTAA